The Phaseolus vulgaris cultivar G19833 chromosome 5, P. vulgaris v2.0, whole genome shotgun sequence genomic interval CATTTTACTAAACTACTTACATATCTGCAATCTATCTCGATTTCTCAACTTTTTTAAAGaagataaaattttgatttatgaGAAATTCATTAAATGgaaattgatttaaaaattatttttgaaattaagatTTGTCagtatttaaattatgttttattgttataaaataagattattaAATCAGTCTTCAAAATTAGCGGTCAAATTTCCAGTTGATCTGAAACTCAGATTCTAGTATAGTTTATAATTAATAGCGAAAACACAAGCGCAACAGTATGTTTGGGTATCCGCATTCTCTTCTTTTACTCAATTTTCATGatgataaaaatttaacatacaCACATAAATTTTGGATGagttgaaaatgaaaacaaaaaataacatgtaaaaaaatgatgaattgatcaaacaatctttttttttcttcttcggtttgagtctttcttcttcttcttcttcttcaaatttttctcttctttcatgGATAGAAGAGTGTGATAATGTCCACTTTAAAGTTAGAATTGACTTGATGGtagatataaaataataataattttaccaAAAAATATAGTGAATTAAAATGGTGTGTAGAAAGTGATTGAAAATAAAGATTATTTCATTTGATAGATGAAATTTGGTGGGCAAAGACGACACTTGTTGAGTTTTAAGAATAAGAGAAATTGATTTGTTTACGAAATTCCAAAATAGCATATTATTCCCCCACCCCATGAGTTTATTCAATGACAGTTATTTTACAACTAAGATTTGTGAAGCGTTATTTTTTAGACTTTAAGTTCATGGATACAttgtctttataaaaaaaaaacataaagagTGCATCCACCTAGCTAttcattaaaactttattttgaCCATTTTGCATTTTTACAACTTCACCTTCACAGCAAAAGACATTCACTTAACAATtccattaattaatattttaattaaaaatattattatattactttGTGAAGTGAATGTGGTTTGTTTTTGCAGTATCAAAGTAACTATTTTCCATAACAAAAACAAGTTCAAAGAAATATCTTTTCCTCTAAAGAAATAAAGTATAAAGATCAATTATTGAAGATATATAGTGTgtgaaaataaaacaaactaaaGTAGGTTGAGTCTCCTCTTCCTCGAATACGATGGCAAATGATTTATGGCACATGCATATGTCAAATCATTGTAACTCCAAAACACTTTCCTCACTCTTTATAAAGACCCAACTCCATGAACACTACACCAAAATTCACAAAACTTACATTCTCAATTTCTCTTATTATCACCACCAAAACTCACAATTATCTATGATGAATTTTGAGATCGAATCCCCTTTTTCATTTCAATCTTCATCCACCATTTCCCAATCACCACCATGCACAACACTTAATAATACTAACCCTCACCCACTTTCACATCCTTTACTTCATGCACAATTTGTAGTATCACACAAAAGGAAAGATGGGAGAAAGAAGTTCAAGGAAACTCGCCACCCAATTTATAGGGGTGTCCGACAAAGGAAGGGAAAGTGGGTTTGTGAGCTCAGGGAACCCAAGAAGACCACAAGGATTTGGTTAGGGACATACCCTACACCTGAAATGGCAGCTAGGGCACATGATGTGGGTGCCCTAGCCATCAGGGGCAACTCAGCGATTCTAAACTTTCCAAACTCAGCTTCTCTTCTTCCCATCGTTACCTCCTCTTCACCTAAAGACATTCGAGCAGCTGCAGTAAAAGCTGCTGAGAGTTTCAGACCAATCATGCTTTCTTCCTTCTCCACTTCTCATCACAAGAAAACTAGTCGCAAAGCTAAGTGCAGGAGAGTTAAAAAGGTTCCACCAATGGAGGAGAAGCCGCAGGAAACAGTGTTGGAATCGTCCTTGAATAACATGCATAGTTTGGATCTTGAAAAATGTGATGTTGTCAACAGTGGCAAGgagaaaaacaattttgattTGTCTTCAACCATGTTCTTCGATGAGGAGGCATTGTTTAACATGCCGGGACTGTTGGATAGAATGGCAGAGAGTTTATGTCTTTTTCCACTACCTTCAATAGTTGATTGGGATGATCATGCTTATTTCACAGAGTTCAATTTATGGACTGATTGATTAATTAACCTATAGGGAGTTTGATGCAACGATGGAAGAAGATAAATATGTGGTTAACGTTGTCAGTGTACATATTAGCATTTTAGTTTAGTTCTATTTCTCTAATTTATAACTCTAATttgttctattttaaattttaccattttatggtataattttatatatatatatatagttttgttTATGTAGTTCTGAGTTTGAATAACGAGAAAACCGAGAACCGAGgttagaaaaaaaaacgaaGAAAGAAAACTTATAGACAGTACGACCGACCGATAGAAGAATCCTCTTAATAGTTTTTTAGGTCTCAACTCTCATATATGAGAACAACTACCAAAATTTTCGTTATTAACTATTTTAGATTCAAAATTAATGACTATAAACACTAATTTAGAATACtagttaaattttaataattatataaatattaatttaaaaactaatttaaaatttgtttttgaaaatagaaattattaatttataaaaatataattatttatattttttattttaaaattaatttttatttaataatatttttagtgtatttaataaaaaataatgctAATTTATTATTCAAAGAAGAAGTTGTACTAATGTGATTAATAAAAACAGTGATAGAAAAAATTGATTTGACTAATAAAAAAAGAGTTTTACatgattactttaaaaaatattttggagaAACTTAGTATGATGacgtttattttaaaaaaaattatgtaattctctttaaatttttttaggtTTAGTTAGAAACCCTTTTTATTAAACCTTCTCACTATAACTATAATAGGATAGAACAGTTTTCAAGtgtttcatattattttatttatttttatcgataaaaaaaattaaaaacatttttttacacAATTATAAGGTTACATTGAAGGAAAAATAAATTCTTACAATGAGTTTGAAAAGGTTTTACAAATTTGTAGACAAAACTTTTTCAACCAGGAGAAGCTGATGAATGCATGATtgagaaagaagaaaacaagTAAGAACATAAGAATAATTAGAAGTATAACAAGAGAAAATATTCTTACACATTAAGAGGTTTTATTTTTCATGGATTTCTATTTCCTTagaatttttttcttgtaaaattAGGCACAAATAGTAATTTGTAGAGTCAAACTTCATTAGGTTCATTTCAGTCCTAccttaaaaataaagttaattaattattattaaaaataatcaaatatttataatcatttatttcatatgttatttttcaaatgtGAGCATATCAAATCATTCAACAACCTTATCAAGGTCACATAATTTATAATGACTTTACCACGAAAGCGATATTTGATCATTAATTTCAATGCATGTATCCTTATATGTCCTTTTCATTGTGAAATAAATTAATGTTAGCAACTTTttaacaatgtttttttttttatttgttactAAAGGCTAAGCCCCCAAAACTAACGGAAGAAACGCCGGCAAAATGACACAGTTTCTTAGCCACACAATACTGTTATCTTCTAACCTCACGTAACTAATGaataatcttttattaattaaaaatattactttcaCAATggctaaaaaatattaatttataattgtgatttaatataatttaatattaaaattgttttattttagtaaattagttattacaaagtggactttaagcctaattcaactcTATAAAACTGGttcataaggttgaggtttgcacccacttatataccatgaaatgtctttatctctagtcgatgtgcgATCTCCAACATTAGTATtggtatataaaatagtttctaaatttataatttagtttttaaattagcaTCTAATTATctatcaaggttttaattactaactattttagattttaaaattggttgttaaatattgatagttaattagatatcaatttagaaactgatttataaatttagaaactattttaaatatcaataattttgtagtttttaaaataatatctaatttaatcaatatagtgattaattgttttttttttaaattagtttctatttaataattatgtAGTAGTGATATAAGTAGTCTTTATATGTTACTTCAACATATTCATGATGGTACATGTCAAATCTTGGGCTTAGATAATTGTCAAATTCAGAAAGActctcttttcttattttgattgGTGTTTAAGTTCTACAACATGCATTTAATTGTTTTGCTAACTTTATCATGCAGTCAAGCCTAGACTCCAAATAATTTTTGGCAACCGATAGGACTAAGGTATTATGTATTCACCTTTGATGCAACTAGTGCGCTTCAGAGCGTGGGAACTGATTTCCATTAACATTTGGATTTGTCCTTTGATGTTATTTGTTGGAGCGGATGTTGCTGGATTGATAGGGGTCAATAATGAAGGAGAATTTCCTTTTAATAAGGGCAATTTGATAAAGGAATTTTAATTTAAGTGGTTGTTGGTGTAATGAAATAGTTTGATCACTCATATATGCTAaggattatttttttatcaacaataaaagaATGAATTAATATAAGCATTTAAGGGATacttcaacccttatacaaaaatcTAGTCATTGTAACCCATGTATGGTTTGAATCCTCTACATATCACCCTCAAGTGAATCCACATGATCAAAAAACCAGAAACCCAAAGTTTCTAAGGCCAAAATATACAGAAAAGTGTATATCCACTTAACCTATAACTAAGCATTGGTTTAAGCTTTAGGATATACTATGATAACATTTACATCTTCATTTGGAGGTGAACTAGAGAACATATCAAATCAATAGAGTAAaaccaaaagaaagaaaatgtagCAGCTTTAgattgtcttttaaatttttgtaatgTATTGTGTGCCTCTTTAATGACTTCTAGAAACTAATTGTGCTCAAGTTCTTCCCTACATAGTTGTAGCTCCCACCTATAAACTAT includes:
- the LOC137834403 gene encoding dehydration-responsive element-binding protein 1F-like; this encodes MANDLWHMHMSNHCNSKTLSSLFIKTQLHEHYTKIHKTYILNFSYYHHQNSQLSMMNFEIESPFSFQSSSTISQSPPCTTLNNTNPHPLSHPLLHAQFVVSHKRKDGRKKFKETRHPIYRGVRQRKGKWVCELREPKKTTRIWLGTYPTPEMAARAHDVGALAIRGNSAILNFPNSASLLPIVTSSSPKDIRAAAVKAAESFRPIMLSSFSTSHHKKTSRKAKCRRVKKVPPMEEKPQETVLESSLNNMHSLDLEKCDVVNSGKEKNNFDLSSTMFFDEEALFNMPGLLDRMAESLCLFPLPSIVDWDDHAYFTEFNLWTD